A genomic region of Desulfosarcina ovata subsp. ovata contains the following coding sequences:
- a CDS encoding IS1634 family transposase, with product MEQFETRFKQVDVLPMVKYFMDQLDLFNLFSKYVPASDGSLAEHAQSLCILIANIICDNKPLYKIQEWLCQYTDGLVTEPVEPNFFNDDRLARALSALFHADRHTLMTEASCNAISVHQLLTEEIHNDSTSVTFIGKYKTPDPEAVKLKHGHNKDFRPDCKQVVFGLNITADGHVPLSYQLFDGNTTDDVTHIPNWNGLRTLLGKEDFIYIADCKLKTEKNLKHIAGEGGLFITIVPKNHKEYIQFIKYLKKNEVPWEDAVSVENSRKKGEFTVYRTYETELTEEGFRVIFVHSSSKQKEDEAKRQKKIDKAIEQLESLSPKLNAYHLKTKREIKAAIDKIVKDVKEFVEVRIVTDRKQIKVKVSPGRPSPQSIYKNKWKYTHRIEWQLNEQSLTEASRTDGVFPLITNTQLEASEVLGKYKNQPFLEKRMYTKKSILEVAPVFLKKEHRIEAMLFLYFIALMIVSLIERKIRMNMTAEEIDKLPILPQGMNTKKPTWNNIRYFYRNVHFSQIIRNGVCIQSVVKGIGDMHKLINRLLEIPEAIYNYFQDGWWQFKAT from the coding sequence ATGGAGCAATTTGAAACTCGATTCAAGCAAGTTGATGTATTGCCAATGGTCAAGTATTTCATGGATCAGCTTGACCTTTTCAACCTTTTTTCCAAGTATGTTCCGGCATCCGACGGAAGTCTTGCGGAGCATGCGCAAAGCTTGTGTATCTTAATTGCCAACATCATATGTGACAACAAACCACTATACAAGATTCAAGAATGGTTGTGCCAATATACAGATGGACTTGTAACAGAACCGGTCGAGCCAAATTTTTTTAACGATGATCGTCTTGCCAGGGCACTATCAGCATTATTTCATGCAGACCGCCATACGCTGATGACCGAGGCTTCTTGCAATGCCATATCGGTACACCAGTTACTTACGGAGGAAATACATAATGATAGCACATCCGTGACTTTCATCGGCAAATACAAAACTCCCGATCCGGAAGCGGTCAAGCTTAAGCATGGGCACAACAAGGATTTTCGACCCGATTGCAAACAAGTTGTATTTGGTCTGAATATCACGGCGGACGGACATGTTCCACTCAGTTATCAGCTATTTGACGGGAATACGACCGATGATGTGACCCATATTCCCAACTGGAACGGCCTGCGCACATTGTTGGGAAAAGAGGATTTCATTTACATCGCCGACTGCAAGTTGAAAACCGAAAAGAATCTAAAGCACATCGCTGGTGAAGGAGGGCTGTTTATCACCATCGTTCCGAAGAATCACAAGGAATACATCCAGTTCATCAAATATCTGAAAAAAAACGAAGTGCCTTGGGAAGACGCCGTTAGCGTTGAAAACTCACGGAAGAAAGGTGAGTTTACCGTTTACCGCACCTATGAGACCGAACTGACCGAAGAAGGCTTTCGGGTCATTTTTGTTCACAGCAGTTCCAAACAAAAAGAGGACGAAGCCAAAAGACAGAAAAAGATCGATAAGGCCATTGAACAGTTAGAAAGCCTGTCACCTAAACTCAATGCGTATCATTTGAAAACCAAAAGGGAAATCAAGGCCGCTATCGATAAGATTGTCAAGGATGTTAAAGAGTTTGTAGAGGTCCGGATAGTAACCGATCGCAAACAGATCAAGGTGAAAGTATCTCCCGGCAGACCGTCTCCACAAAGCATCTACAAAAATAAATGGAAATATACCCACCGCATTGAGTGGCAGTTAAACGAACAATCTCTTACCGAAGCATCGCGAACTGATGGCGTTTTTCCCTTGATTACTAATACGCAGCTTGAAGCCAGTGAGGTATTAGGAAAATATAAAAACCAACCATTCCTTGAAAAACGGATGTATACCAAAAAATCGATTCTGGAAGTAGCGCCTGTTTTTTTAAAAAAGGAGCACCGTATTGAAGCCATGCTCTTTTTATATTTTATAGCCTTGATGATTGTGTCCCTTATCGAACGAAAGATACGGATGAATATGACAGCCGAGGAGATAGACAAGCTGCCCATATTACCCCAAGGGATGAATACAAAAAAGCCGACTTGGAATAACATCCGTTATTTCTATCGTAATGTCCACTTCTCGCAGATAATCCGGAATGGCGTATGTATACAATCAGTGGTGAAGGGAATCGGTGACATGCACAAACTTATCAACCGGTTGTTGGAGATACCCGAGGCGATCTACAATTATTTTCAAGATGGCTGGTGGCAATTTAAAGCTACCTGA
- a CDS encoding transposase, translating to MDTPGTLHHVILRGIERRDIVDDDLDRESFVSRLGRLAEESRTAIYAWALLDNHAHILMRSGLSGISTFMRRLLTGYAIFYNRRHHRYGHLFQNRYKSIICEEDSYFTELVRYIHLNPLRAGIVESLSKLDRHPWCGHGVVMGRCDAAWQDRNYVLKWFGRTEGRAKRAYREFMQKGIAQGKRPELVGGGLIRSLGGWSVVKSLRRSGAQEKGDARILGSGDFVAQVINEAEQKVRRQLAADDLIERAEKLIKDYCLEHNISIDVLHSGSRRRAVSSKRSQLALMLVNKIGLSMAETGRKLGLTTSGVAQILRRKS from the coding sequence TTGGACACACCGGGAACCCTTCACCATGTTATTTTACGCGGCATCGAACGGCGTGACATCGTTGATGATGATCTGGATCGAGAAAGCTTTGTCAGTCGTTTGGGACGGCTTGCCGAAGAAAGCCGCACAGCGATATATGCCTGGGCCTTGTTAGATAATCATGCTCATATCCTCATGCGCAGCGGCCTTTCAGGCATCTCGACCTTTATGCGGCGATTGCTGACCGGCTACGCGATTTTCTACAATCGCCGTCATCATCGCTACGGTCATCTTTTTCAAAACCGGTATAAATCAATCATCTGTGAAGAAGACTCCTACTTTACGGAACTAGTTCGATATATCCATCTAAATCCACTGCGCGCGGGTATCGTGGAAAGTCTATCAAAATTGGATCGCCACCCGTGGTGTGGCCATGGAGTGGTAATGGGCAGATGCGATGCCGCTTGGCAGGATCGAAATTATGTTTTGAAATGGTTCGGACGGACAGAGGGCAGGGCTAAGCGAGCTTACCGTGAATTTATGCAAAAAGGCATAGCGCAGGGAAAACGACCGGAGTTGGTTGGCGGTGGCCTGATTCGCTCCCTGGGAGGATGGTCGGTTGTCAAATCCTTACGTCGCAGCGGTGCCCAGGAAAAAGGTGATGCACGTATTTTGGGATCTGGCGATTTCGTCGCGCAAGTTATCAATGAGGCTGAGCAAAAGGTTCGGCGGCAATTGGCCGCCGATGATCTGATAGAAAGGGCGGAAAAGCTTATTAAAGATTATTGCCTCGAGCACAATATTTCTATTGATGTACTTCACAGCGGCAGCCGGCGGCGAGCGGTCTCATCAAAAAGAAGTCAATTGGCACTTATGCTGGTCAATAAGATTGGCCTATCAATGGCTGAAACAGGCAGAAAATTGGGGTTGACCACATCAGGCGTTGCTCAAATTTTGCGACGTAAAAGTTAG
- a CDS encoding histidine kinase N-terminal 7TM domain-containing protein produces MFMFSAVSFFSGLLSMFIGNIVYFHSSKKPVHKLFFILCLFNAYWGFTEFMFRQASDVNDAFLWLKIYVFVIVVIPVGLHFAVLYTGRVFFLQKKWVLAALYISVIAISISLLFHNYMFASMIKMPWGYAPVLAPSSIPRNIVILWLVIINSCDIILILYHLVKTHNRNEKRQTFLVAMGIISPIVLANISQFFLPMFNVQIPELTTIGTTLQASFIGFAIWKYDLFAINPATAANNIVATISDNFILLDPGGKILSINRAVTDSLGYYEKDLIRRPVTSILSGDVTEQFFFTEAMIDGKSISTVTIKKKPVRNLEGILITKSGKKVPVSVAVSILWNRDGSVAGYVIIARDITEQKQIESQREGLIKELQDALSNIKVLRGLLPICANCKKVRDDEGYWHDVAVYIRNHSEADFSHGICPECMKKLYPEFVDKP; encoded by the coding sequence ATGTTTATGTTTTCTGCGGTTTCTTTCTTCAGTGGCCTTTTAAGCATGTTTATTGGTAATATCGTATACTTCCATAGCAGTAAAAAACCTGTTCATAAATTATTTTTCATATTGTGTCTTTTCAATGCTTATTGGGGATTCACAGAATTCATGTTTCGTCAGGCATCAGATGTAAATGATGCTTTTTTATGGCTTAAGATCTATGTATTTGTCATTGTAGTCATACCAGTAGGATTGCATTTTGCAGTATTATACACAGGAAGAGTCTTCTTTTTACAAAAAAAATGGGTGTTGGCCGCACTCTATATTTCTGTTATTGCTATATCAATATCACTCCTGTTTCATAATTATATGTTTGCTTCTATGATCAAGATGCCATGGGGGTATGCGCCAGTTTTAGCGCCTAGTTCTATTCCACGTAATATTGTTATACTTTGGTTAGTTATCATTAATTCATGCGATATCATTCTTATCCTTTACCACTTAGTCAAGACTCATAATCGTAATGAAAAAAGACAAACCTTTCTAGTGGCCATGGGCATCATCTCTCCCATTGTATTGGCCAATATTTCTCAATTCTTCTTACCCATGTTCAATGTCCAGATACCTGAACTCACGACCATAGGTACAACCTTGCAAGCATCGTTCATCGGCTTTGCTATTTGGAAGTATGATTTATTTGCGATTAATCCGGCAACTGCGGCAAATAATATTGTGGCTACTATATCGGACAATTTTATACTTCTGGACCCAGGAGGGAAGATCTTGTCTATTAATCGGGCAGTGACAGATTCCCTGGGATATTATGAGAAGGACCTTATTCGAAGACCTGTCACAAGCATATTGTCGGGAGACGTTACAGAACAATTTTTTTTTACAGAAGCAATGATAGACGGAAAATCAATTTCAACCGTTACAATCAAAAAGAAGCCCGTTAGAAACCTGGAAGGGATACTGATCACAAAAAGTGGCAAAAAGGTCCCTGTGAGTGTGGCCGTATCAATACTATGGAATCGGGACGGATCGGTCGCAGGATATGTGATTATCGCAAGAGATATCACCGAGCAAAAGCAAATTGAGTCTCAACGAGAAGGTTTGATTAAGGAGCTTCAAGACGCTCTCTCTAATATAAAGGTATTGCGGGGTCTACTTCCTATTTGTGCCAATTGTAAAAAGGTTCGTGATGATGAGGGGTATTGGCACGATGTAGCCGTCTACATTCGAAATCATTCTGAGGCAGATTTTAGCCATGGAATTTGTCCGGAATGTATGAAGAAATTGTATCCGGAATTCGTAGATAAACCCTGA
- a CDS encoding type II toxin-antitoxin system YafQ family toxin — protein MLTPVYTRQFERDTKRMKKRGKNLDKLKIIIRSIVSEEPLDAIHRDHKLIGNWKGRRECHIETDWLLIYMVESDRVVFERTGTHSDLFQL, from the coding sequence ATGCTCACCCCTGTATATACCAGACAGTTTGAGCGGGATACCAAGCGGATGAAAAAGCGAGGGAAAAACCTTGATAAGCTGAAGATAATCATCAGATCTATAGTCTCGGAAGAACCACTTGACGCGATTCATCGGGACCATAAGCTAATTGGCAATTGGAAGGGGCGACGGGAATGCCATATAGAAACGGATTGGCTGTTGATCTACATGGTTGAATCCGATCGCGTTGTATTCGAGCGAACCGGAACACACTCAGATTTATTCCAATTATAA
- a CDS encoding type II toxin-antitoxin system RelB/DinJ family antitoxin encodes MGKTSTIRARIEPDLKGKAEHIFKQLGLTTTQAITLFYKQVELKKGLPFDVAIPNEITRKTFSDTDAGRDLIICSDTDDMFKKLGI; translated from the coding sequence ATGGGAAAAACTTCCACTATCAGAGCTCGGATTGAACCAGACTTAAAGGGTAAAGCTGAGCACATATTTAAGCAGCTTGGACTAACCACAACCCAGGCAATTACCTTGTTTTATAAGCAGGTTGAACTTAAAAAAGGGCTGCCTTTCGACGTAGCTATTCCAAACGAAATTACACGTAAGACGTTTTCCGATACAGATGCCGGACGTGACCTGATCATTTGCAGCGACACTGACGATATGTTCAAAAAGTTGGGCATCTGA
- a CDS encoding membrane integrity-associated transporter subunit PqiC: MNVCMARFKWTATIIFCLSIVACVGKVSAPTQFYMIDPVPPTSAHPVPVSGSLTVRVNLDPVEIPEYLNRPQIVTHLDRPEYQIDEFHRWLEPLRDNLTRVIAENLSEMLGTEGIDVVSMSLPVETDFSVVVQILRLDGKIGQFMVLVARWSLFDRTDNTLSMTKRYVIQAAMDDDSYQSLVKVHNRLIESLSREIASGIRPIVLHPTGP, translated from the coding sequence ATGAACGTTTGTATGGCTCGATTCAAATGGACAGCAACAATCATTTTTTGTTTGAGCATCGTCGCCTGCGTGGGTAAGGTCTCGGCACCAACCCAATTCTACATGATCGATCCGGTGCCACCGACATCGGCCCATCCGGTACCGGTTTCCGGGAGTCTGACTGTGCGGGTGAACCTCGACCCGGTCGAAATCCCCGAATATCTGAACCGTCCTCAGATCGTCACCCACCTGGATCGCCCCGAATACCAGATCGACGAATTCCATCGATGGCTGGAACCGCTGCGAGACAACCTGACCCGCGTGATTGCCGAAAATCTCTCGGAAATGCTGGGCACCGAGGGCATCGACGTCGTGAGCATGTCCCTACCCGTGGAAACGGATTTTAGCGTCGTTGTTCAGATCCTGCGGCTGGATGGAAAGATCGGTCAATTCATGGTGCTGGTGGCCCGCTGGTCCCTGTTCGACCGGACGGATAACACCCTGTCAATGACCAAACGTTATGTCATCCAGGCCGCGATGGACGACGACAGCTATCAGAGCCTGGTCAAGGTTCATAATCGCCTCATCGAATCCCTGAGCCGTGAAATTGCCTCCGGCATCCGGCCCATTGTGCTGCACCCTACCGGACCGTGA
- a CDS encoding MlaD family protein yields MNDTLRNQSVIGAFVVGAVLLAVVGVIVLGSGKLFQDVEKFVLYFEGSVKGLNVGAPVTFRGVKIGSVTAITISTNPTTLEVRISVMIEIEKARIDRTVEMPDAGSEDIKLLIEKGLRAKLDLQSMVTGQLQINLEFLPDEPARLSGFKHQYMEIPTVPTTFERFARKFERLPIEDMVNTASSSLQALEKLLNNPALPEMVSRLSQISANLENWTANLGQRTTPLVDSLQLIADHADQLILHIDSRLQPLARDADQALSSVKTAAEKMGRAADEFTDLAEGAQPTIDQTLANVADLTSANSRERNELRNVLKELSEAARSIRLLASYLERHPEALITGKGRPNRR; encoded by the coding sequence ATGAATGATACGTTAAGAAACCAATCGGTTATTGGTGCATTTGTCGTTGGTGCGGTCTTGCTTGCAGTGGTGGGTGTGATCGTTTTAGGCAGCGGCAAGCTGTTTCAGGATGTTGAAAAATTTGTCTTGTACTTCGAGGGATCGGTAAAGGGGTTGAACGTCGGAGCGCCGGTGACGTTTCGCGGCGTTAAGATCGGCAGCGTCACCGCCATCACCATAAGCACCAACCCGACGACACTGGAGGTTCGCATCTCGGTAATGATCGAGATCGAGAAGGCCAGGATCGATAGAACGGTTGAAATGCCCGATGCCGGATCGGAAGACATTAAACTCCTGATTGAGAAAGGATTGCGCGCCAAGTTAGACCTTCAGAGCATGGTCACCGGTCAACTGCAGATCAATCTGGAATTCCTGCCCGATGAACCCGCCCGTCTCTCCGGGTTCAAGCACCAGTATATGGAAATTCCCACAGTACCCACTACGTTCGAGCGTTTTGCCAGAAAATTTGAGAGGTTACCCATCGAGGACATGGTAAACACGGCATCATCGTCCCTGCAGGCCCTGGAAAAATTACTCAACAATCCGGCATTGCCGGAAATGGTCAGCCGTTTAAGCCAGATTAGTGCCAACCTGGAAAACTGGACTGCGAACCTTGGCCAACGAACCACGCCGTTGGTGGATTCGTTGCAGCTGATCGCCGACCACGCCGATCAACTGATTCTCCACATCGATTCCCGGCTCCAGCCACTGGCCCGTGATGCCGATCAGGCGTTGAGCAGCGTGAAGACGGCTGCCGAAAAGATGGGCCGTGCGGCCGACGAATTCACCGACCTCGCCGAAGGTGCCCAACCGACCATCGACCAGACCCTTGCCAATGTGGCCGACCTGACTTCCGCAAACAGCAGGGAACGCAACGAACTGCGCAACGTACTTAAGGAACTGTCCGAGGCGGCTAGATCCATCCGTTTGTTGGCAAGCTATCTGGAGCGGCATCCCGAAGCGCTGATCACCGGTAAGGGTAGACCCAATAGGAGGTGA
- a CDS encoding MlaE family ABC transporter permease, translating to MKTKPAQTTAALAIEQPSADTLSLRLSGSWRIGERIPSIDEVGCQLSAMGSVREVMFDATHLTDWDSELLVFLTDLKGQLAEHRVELNPTGLPDGVGKLLTIASAVPEKSGNGGESPNDSFLVRVGKDTTDFFRTVSEMLAFIGGAVLALIRLLIGKADFRRVDFVLLLRECGADALPIVSMISLLVGLILAFVGAIQLMMFGAQIYVADLVGIAMVRVLGAVMTGIIMTGRTGAAFAAQLGTMQVNEELDALETLGISPIDFLVLPRLLALTLMMPLLCLYADLMGILGGMMVGITMLDISVVEYYEQTKNAIGMTNLWIGLFHGVVFGVLVSLSGCLRGIQCGRSASAVGQATTSAVVTGIVSIVVATALITVLCNIIGI from the coding sequence ATGAAAACAAAACCTGCCCAAACGACGGCAGCATTGGCCATCGAGCAGCCTTCCGCGGACACGCTGTCGCTGAGACTCTCCGGAAGCTGGCGCATCGGCGAACGGATCCCTTCCATTGATGAAGTCGGTTGCCAGCTTTCCGCCATGGGGAGTGTCAGGGAAGTTATGTTCGACGCCACCCATTTGACCGACTGGGACAGTGAATTGCTCGTCTTTCTGACCGACCTGAAAGGACAATTGGCCGAACACCGGGTCGAGCTCAACCCCACTGGCCTGCCCGACGGCGTCGGCAAACTTCTGACCATCGCATCGGCCGTCCCCGAGAAAAGTGGCAACGGTGGCGAATCGCCCAACGATTCGTTTCTGGTTCGGGTGGGCAAAGATACGACCGATTTCTTTCGCACCGTTTCAGAAATGCTGGCCTTCATCGGCGGTGCCGTGCTCGCATTGATCAGGCTGCTGATCGGCAAGGCCGATTTTCGACGGGTTGATTTCGTATTGCTGCTGCGTGAATGCGGTGCCGACGCCCTGCCCATCGTAAGCATGATCAGCCTGCTGGTGGGGCTGATCCTGGCTTTCGTGGGCGCCATCCAGCTGATGATGTTCGGTGCCCAGATTTACGTGGCCGATTTGGTGGGCATCGCCATGGTCCGCGTGCTGGGGGCGGTGATGACCGGCATTATCATGACCGGGCGTACGGGAGCCGCCTTTGCCGCCCAGTTGGGCACCATGCAGGTCAACGAGGAACTGGACGCGCTGGAAACGCTGGGCATCTCACCCATTGATTTTCTGGTGCTGCCGCGCCTGCTTGCCTTGACGTTGATGATGCCTCTGCTCTGTCTTTACGCAGATCTGATGGGTATTTTGGGAGGGATGATGGTCGGTATCACCATGCTTGATATCAGCGTGGTCGAATACTACGAGCAAACCAAAAATGCCATCGGGATGACCAATTTGTGGATCGGCCTGTTTCACGGCGTGGTGTTCGGCGTCTTGGTATCCCTCTCCGGTTGTCTGCGCGGCATTCAATGCGGCCGGAGCGCATCGGCGGTGGGTCAGGCGACAACATCGGCGGTGGTAACCGGGATCGTGAGTATCGTCGTCGCCACGGCCTTGATCACGGTGCTGTGCAATATTATCGGCATTTAA
- a CDS encoding ABC transporter ATP-binding protein, with translation MAAKKGPHIVVKNMTLVYGSNVVQRDVNFTVNRGDVFIIMGGSGCGKSTTMRGLTGLKPPLTGEILYNGVNFYGSSDAQNRIRRSFGVMFQSGALWSSMTLAENVALPLEQYTDLNPGQVRKIVSLKLSLVGLSGFEDYYPSQISGGMRKRVGVARAMAMDPEVLFFDEPSAGLDPVSARLLDDLILQLRDSLKTTMVVVTHDLASIFSIGSNSVFLDSETKTAIAHGDPKKLLVKSNDPKVINFLTRGQGRKAAGA, from the coding sequence ATGGCGGCAAAAAAAGGACCGCACATCGTGGTCAAAAACATGACCCTGGTCTATGGCAGTAATGTGGTTCAGAGAGACGTCAACTTCACCGTCAACCGCGGAGACGTGTTTATCATCATGGGCGGCAGCGGCTGCGGCAAAAGTACGACCATGCGAGGCCTCACCGGACTTAAACCGCCCTTGACCGGAGAGATCCTCTACAATGGGGTTAACTTCTACGGCTCAAGCGACGCCCAAAACCGGATTCGCCGGAGCTTTGGCGTGATGTTTCAGAGCGGTGCCTTGTGGAGTTCCATGACCCTGGCCGAGAATGTGGCCCTACCGCTGGAGCAGTACACCGACCTCAATCCCGGCCAGGTCCGAAAGATCGTTTCGTTAAAGCTGTCGCTGGTCGGATTAAGCGGCTTCGAGGATTACTATCCATCCCAGATTAGCGGCGGTATGCGCAAGCGGGTCGGCGTGGCCCGGGCCATGGCCATGGACCCGGAGGTCCTGTTTTTCGATGAGCCGTCGGCGGGCCTTGACCCGGTCAGTGCCCGCCTTCTCGACGACCTGATCCTGCAACTCCGGGACAGCCTCAAAACCACCATGGTTGTGGTGACCCACGATCTGGCCAGCATCTTCTCAATCGGCAGCAACTCGGTTTTCCTGGACTCCGAGACCAAGACCGCCATCGCCCACGGCGACCCGAAGAAACTGCTGGTAAAATCCAACGATCCCAAGGTAATTAATTTCCTGACCCGCGGCCAGGGAAGGAAGGCGGCGGGCGCATGA